The genomic stretch TGAGTTTTTTCCATTCTCCCCGATTTCTTTTTTCTACAAGGAAAAGCCCAAAGGGAGCCAACCAAACAAAAAAAGGAAGACTTAAAGGAGCAAAAGAAAGGAAGGAAAATACGGCGGTAATCGCATAACAAAAAACGGATATGAACCCTTCGCGCGAAATTAAAAAACGTACTAGTTTCATACCCGTTAGACTACTTAAATTAAATTACGATTTGTTGTAGTTATTGTTACCGTTTTGCACTTTTGTAAAAATCATTTTACCAGCAGCTGTTTGGATGATACTTGTGACTACCACCCGCACATCTTTTCCTACTAAATGGCCACCGTTTTCAATCACAACCATCGTTCCATCTTCTAAGTAACCAATTCCTTGGTTTTCGTCTTTTCCTTCTTTGATGACAGAGATTTGGAACTCTTCACCAGGAAGTACAACAGGTTTTAATGCATTGGCAAGATTGTTTAAGTTAAGAACACGAACCCCTTGTAATTCAGCCACTTTGTTTAGGTTGAAGTCGTTAGTCACAACAGCTCCACCAGTATCACGTGCTAGTTTCACAAGTTTTGCATCCACTTCGCGAGTATCAGAATAATCAGTATAAGTGATCTTAACTTCGATAGAACCTTTTCTTTGGAGTTTGTTCAACATTTCCAAACCACGTCTTCCACGAGCCCGTTTGATAGGATCAGAAGAATCGGAGATCAGTTGGATCTCACGTAACACAAAGTTTGGTAAGATGAGCGGGCCATCTAAGAAATGTGTATCAGCAATATCTAAAATACGACCATCAATCACAACGGAGGTATCTAAAATTTTGTCTTTGATCTGAGTGTTGCCAGTTTCAAGTCCAGGGATTTGAAAACTAGAACCACCGGTTGCATTTCCACCACCAAAAATCCCAAGGCCTGGTTTTTTTGCAAAAGCCACTCCCGTTTTGATTCCAGTGAGGAAAAGAAGAACTGCCACAAAAATGGCAATGGATTTGTATCCGTAATCGTTGAGAAGGCTAACCGGGAATGCTGCAATGGACAATCCAAGAAGCGCACCCACACTTGCACAAAGTACAACATCTGCTTTGATTTCAGGGAATAATTTTCTTTCACCTAACACGAGGAATAGGGAATAAAGAAGAATGAATCCCGCAAGTGTCCCCGCCAAAACGAGGTTTTGCGATTCCGAATATAAGAAGAAAAACGATACCGAAGAGACAAAAATTGTCCCAAGGGTTGAAAGTAAGTGTTTCATAACTCAATCCTTATAAAAGAGTTGAGCAAAAACGGAAGTTTATTCTAAATCTAGATCATCATCCAATTCTTTTGGAGGTGGTGGTGGAGCCATACCTTGCACTGAAGCTGCCAGCACATCGGAAACAATGTTTCCTGCTTCTTCTTGGGGTACACCCTTACTCAATGCAATTTCCATCTTTACTAAATTATAGGCGCTCTCATAGAGCTTTCTTTCCATAATGGAAAGTTCTTTGCCATAGGCACGTCTGTAAAGATTACGGCAAACATCAGCCACTTCAAAAATGGAACCAGATTTGATCTTGTTCATATTGTTCTGGTAACGGACCTTCCAGTCCTCTTCCGTGTCGACCTCATCCTTTTTTAGGAGAGTGAGAACTTTTTTGATCTCTTTTTTATCAATGATCGACCGGATACCCACATCCATTGCCCGATCCACAGGGATAGAGACCTTCATTTTGGAACCTTGAATTTCCAAACTGTAACAGTCTTTTTTCTTTCCCAGAATCAGCTTTTTCGCAACTTCTGTGACCTCACCTACTCCATGGATAGGGTATACAACGTAGTCCCCCACCTTGAATTTAGGCTCTTTAGTTTTTTCGTTTAGTTTTTTTGTAGCCAAGTAAGTATAATAACTTCCGTAAATACTCTTGCCATGAGTATACCTGAAAATTGACGAATGTCAAGGAAGTTGGCAAAAATAGTTCAGAATCGAATGGTTTTTACTTGGGCGTCGGTCAAACTAGGGAGTTTCGACTTCACTGCTTCCAAGGTTTCTTTTGCATCATCCAAACGATAAAAGTAACCAGCAAAGAGTTTTCCCGTAGAGGTACGAAAGATTCTGCCCCGGAGGCTCGGATTGGTATCAATCAGTTGTTTTCCGACGGCAATGGCTTCTTCCGGTGTGAAATCCCCAATTTGTACCATATAATTGATTTGGTCATTTTTGGGAGGAAACTTTAATGTTTGAGGGAATGGAGATCCAGAGTTCGGACCAGGTTCATTGGACCGATTCTCTTCTTGGTCGCTTGCAACTTCTTCTGGGTTCTTTAGTTTTGGTGCCGGTAATCTTTGTGCGCCACCAACATTCGAAAAAGAAGTCTCCGAATTTTCTTTAAATTTAGTTTCTTTTTGGCCTAGTTGGATACCCACCACCATACCGGAGGTAAATAATAAAATGCCACCAATGAGAAGAATGAATGCAGATTTAGGCTTTTGGGTCGCACCGAGATAAGAATGAGTTTGTGGAGAATAGGATGGAACCTCACCTTCTAAGGGTCGGCCGGATCTAAGCTTTCTCGAATAATCTATATTTTGCATGGGCGTTCCGGTATCTCTATTACTCTAATTGTCGGACGCCGATTCGAAAAAATAGAACTGTTTTTTACTGAAAAGGAAATGATTCCAAAACCGATTAGATCGTAGTTGAAACCACTAGTCCATTTTCAAAAATGAGAATTAGAAATTGTGAATTGTCCTCTTTGTGAATCTGAATCGAATCCTTTTTTTACCAACAAATTTCGCTCTTACCGAAGATGTCGTAATTGCCTTTCCATCTTTATGGATTCAAAGTTTTGGCCAAACCCAGAGGAAGAAAAAACTCGGTATCTAGAACACAATAACGACGTAACCGACATACGTTACCAAAATTTTTTAAAACCTGTGGTGGAGAAAGTTTTGACCAACCAAAAGTCCACAGACAAAGGTTTGGATTATGGAGCAGGTCCAGGCCCTGTGGTGCAATTTTTGTTGGAACAAAATGGATACAAAATCAAAATATATGATCCCTTTTTTCATAATGATCCAGAAAACTTAAAACAAACTTATGATTACATCATCCTCACGGAAGTGGTAGAACATTTTCATTCCCCAAAAGGCGAGTTTCAGAAATTGTATAACTTATTAAATACTAACGGACGTTTGTATCTCTTGACACATCCTTACGATGACAGTATCAATTTTGAAAAATGGTATTATAAAAATGACCAAACCCATACCTTTTTCTATACTACGACGGCATTCGATTGGATTCTGAATCATTATGGTTTCAAATCTTTAGAAATTGAAGATCGAATCATTATACTAAAAAAATAATATGACCTATCTCCATTCAAACGATTGATCATCTACGGAAGACTCATCAAAGTGGAGATGTCACTTGCACTCAGCTGACGTCCTTTGAAAAACCAAATATCATCCATCCTGCCTGTAAAAAAACGAGGGTTAGCAAAACCATAACCGATGTTTAGTGGTGTTCCGGTCCACCAAGGAAGCGGTGAACTGCCCGTAATGCATCCAGTGACATACGGAAGATCACCTGAGGGGATAAAATCAGAGGTAACACCCACACCCACTCCATTGACCCAAATGGTTCCCTGCTGCGTGGCTCCAT from Leptospira bourretii encodes the following:
- a CDS encoding PIN/TRAM domain-containing protein; translated protein: MKHLLSTLGTIFVSSVSFFFLYSESQNLVLAGTLAGFILLYSLFLVLGERKLFPEIKADVVLCASVGALLGLSIAAFPVSLLNDYGYKSIAIFVAVLLFLTGIKTGVAFAKKPGLGIFGGGNATGGSSFQIPGLETGNTQIKDKILDTSVVIDGRILDIADTHFLDGPLILPNFVLREIQLISDSSDPIKRARGRRGLEMLNKLQRKGSIEVKITYTDYSDTREVDAKLVKLARDTGGAVVTNDFNLNKVAELQGVRVLNLNNLANALKPVVLPGEEFQISVIKEGKDENQGIGYLEDGTMVVIENGGHLVGKDVRVVVTSIIQTAAGKMIFTKVQNGNNNYNKS
- a CDS encoding CarD family transcriptional regulator, producing the protein MATKKLNEKTKEPKFKVGDYVVYPIHGVGEVTEVAKKLILGKKKDCYSLEIQGSKMKVSIPVDRAMDVGIRSIIDKKEIKKVLTLLKKDEVDTEEDWKVRYQNNMNKIKSGSIFEVADVCRNLYRRAYGKELSIMERKLYESAYNLVKMEIALSKGVPQEEAGNIVSDVLAASVQGMAPPPPPKELDDDLDLE
- a CDS encoding class I SAM-dependent methyltransferase yields the protein MDSKFWPNPEEEKTRYLEHNNDVTDIRYQNFLKPVVEKVLTNQKSTDKGLDYGAGPGPVVQFLLEQNGYKIKIYDPFFHNDPENLKQTYDYIILTEVVEHFHSPKGEFQKLYNLLNTNGRLYLLTHPYDDSINFEKWYYKNDQTHTFFYTTTAFDWILNHYGFKSLEIEDRIIILKK